The following DNA comes from Amycolatopsis albispora.
CGCACCGGCAGCCGGGTCAAGCTGGCCGACGCGCTCAAGGGCTGAGTTCGCCGTAGCGTTCCAGTGCCACCCGGCGTTCGTGGGCGTGCTCGACCACGGGCGCCGGGTAGCCGTCCGGCGGGCCCGCTTTCCACGGCTGGTGCACGGTTTTGCCGGACAGACCGGCCAGTTCGGGCACATACCGCCGGACGTAGTCGCCCTGCGGGTCGAACTTCTCGCCCTGGGTGGTCGGGTTGAAGATCCGGAAGTAGGGCGCGGCGTCGGTGCCGCTGCCCGCCACCCACTGCCAGTTGAGCTGGTTCGAGGCGAGGTCGCCGTCGACCAGGTGCCGCATGAAGTGGCGCGCACCCCACCACCACGGCAGGTGCAGGTCCTTGACCAGGAAGCTGGCCACGATCATCCGCACCCGGTTGTGCATCCAGCCCTCCGCGAGCAGCTGCCGCATCCCGGCGTCCACTACGGGATAGCCGGTGCGGCCCTGGCACCAGGCCTCGAACGCCGAGCGCGCGGCGGGGCCGGTCTCCAGCTTCATCGCGTCGAACTTGGTGTTGTAGTTGCGGCGCGCGGTTTCCGGCCGGTGCCAGAGCACGTCCGCGTGGAATTCGCGCCACGCCAGTTCGGCGCGGAACGCCTCGTCCTCGTCGCCCAGTTCGGCGAGCAGCGTGCGCGGGTGCACGCAGCCCCAGCGCAGGTAGGGCGACAACCGGCTGGAGGCGTCGAGGTCCGGCCGGTCGCGCCGGTTGTCGTAGTCGGGCAGCGCCTCGTCGCGAAAGTGATCCCATGCCGCCAGCGCGGCCCGCTCCCCCGGCTCGGGCAGTGTCATGGAACCCAGGTCGGGTGCGTCCGGGATGTCCACGCCGGACAGGCCGTCCGGGTCGATCCAGTCCACTGTGGACGCCGAGGTGTCGGCCGGGGACGGCCAGCCGTGCCGCAGCCAGGCGCGGAAGAACGGGGTGAACACGCGATACGGCTCGCCGTCCGGTTTTGTCACGCGGCCGGGGGTGATGGCGTACGACGATCCCGTCTCCACCCAGTCGACGCCGCGGCGCCCCAGCTCCGCGGCGACCTCCTGGTCGCGCCGCCTGCCGTAGGGCGCGGTGTCGGCGTGGACGTGCACGCTGCCCGCGCCGATCGCCTCGGCCACCTCGGGCACCGCCCGGACCGGATCGCCGTGAACCACCAGCAGGCGCCCGGAAAGCTGCTCGTCGAGCGCACGCAGGCAGCCGGACAAGAACGCCGTTCTAGGCGCGCCGGAGGGTTTCAGCAGGGCGTCGTCGAGCACGTAGAGCGCGAGCACGCGGCTCGCCGACTTCGCCGCGGTGAGCAGCGCCGCGTGGTCACCCAGCCGCAGATCCCGGCGGAACCACAGGATCGCCGGTGCGTTCTCGGCCATGCCCGGAAACGATATTGCCCCCGAACGCGGTTCGCACGCTCAGGGGCAACACCAAGAACACTCCGCGAGATCGCGCCGGCCACTGGAGTGGGCCGCGACAGGCCGCCCAGCGGCATGGCGTGGTCCGCTCCAGTGGCCGGCTCAAAAGCGATCTCGCCGCCGCGCCGGAGGCGCGGCAGAATTATCGATCTGAGATCGGGGTGTAGTCCCGTTCCTTTTCGCCGGTGTAGATCTGCCGTGGGCGGCCGATCTTGGTGGCCGGGTCGTTGATCATCTCGCGCCAGTGCGCGATCCAGCCGGGCAGGCGGCCGAGCGCGAACAGCACGGTGAAGTACTGCGTCGGGAAGCCCAGCGCCCGGTAGATCAGTCCGGTGTAGAAGTCGACGTTCGGGTAGAGCTTGCGCTCGATGAAGTAGTCGTCCGAGAGCGCGGTCTCTTCCAGCTTCTTCGCGATGTCGAGCAGCTCGTCGTTGACGCCGAGCTTGTTCAGGATGGAGTCCGCGGTGGTCTTGATGATCTTCGCGCGCGGGTCGTAGTTCTTGTAGACCCGGTGCCCGAAGCCCATCAGGCGGACACCCTTTTCCTTGTTCTTCACGCGTTCGACGAACTTCGCCACGT
Coding sequences within:
- a CDS encoding cryptochrome/photolyase family protein, which gives rise to MAENAPAILWFRRDLRLGDHAALLTAAKSASRVLALYVLDDALLKPSGAPRTAFLSGCLRALDEQLSGRLLVVHGDPVRAVPEVAEAIGAGSVHVHADTAPYGRRRDQEVAAELGRRGVDWVETGSSYAITPGRVTKPDGEPYRVFTPFFRAWLRHGWPSPADTSASTVDWIDPDGLSGVDIPDAPDLGSMTLPEPGERAALAAWDHFRDEALPDYDNRRDRPDLDASSRLSPYLRWGCVHPRTLLAELGDEDEAFRAELAWREFHADVLWHRPETARRNYNTKFDAMKLETGPAARSAFEAWCQGRTGYPVVDAGMRQLLAEGWMHNRVRMIVASFLVKDLHLPWWWGARHFMRHLVDGDLASNQLNWQWVAGSGTDAAPYFRIFNPTTQGEKFDPQGDYVRRYVPELAGLSGKTVHQPWKAGPPDGYPAPVVEHAHERRVALERYGELSP